In the genome of Atribacterota bacterium, the window CTTCATAACACTGAAATTTAATCCCCAGATCAGAGAAACAAGAGAAAGCCACAGATGCGTTTTAGAGATATTCATAAAAAGAGGTTATAAATGCAAGTCAAGGGGCTAACAGACCTACGTAGCCCCTTTTGAAAAAACACTTACTTAATTTCGACTTCTGCTCCGGCTGCTTCGAGCTTCGCCTTGATTTCTTCTGCTTCTTTCTTGCTGATGCCTTCCTTTACTGGTTTCGGAGGATTATCAACCAGGTCTTTTGCTTCCTTGAGCCCAAGGCCGGTGATAGCCCGCACTTCTTTGATAACCTGAAGTTTCTGAGCACCGGCACTCTTCAGAATCACATCGAACTCCGTTTTCTCCTCCACTTCTTCCACGACTGCCTGAGCTGCCGCTGGCGCCGCCACTGCTGCCACAGGCATTGCTGCCGATACTCCAAACTTCTCCTCCAGTGCTTTTACCAATTCTGCCAGTTCCAGAACGGTCATCTTTTCAATCGCTTCAATAATTTCTTCCTTGGTCATGGAAATTCCTCCCTTTTATTATTTCTTTTTCTCTTCAATCGCTCGTAAAACTCCTACCAGATTACGCAGGACACCCTGTAAAACAAATACCAGCCCCGCGATAGGTGCCTGAACTCTTCCCAAAAGCTGGGCGAGTAATTCCTCTCGTGAGGGAATTTCAGCCAGGCGTTTCGCCTCCTGAGCCCCAATACATTTACCACCCAACCATCCACCTCTGGCTTCAAGCTGGGGAAACTTCTTATTGAAATCGCTCAGAACCTTTGCAGTCTGAACCGGGTCAAAATAGGAAAAAACAAAAGCATTCTGACCTTTTAGGAGCTCTTCACCAGAAACAACGTTTGTTTGAGAAAGAGCAAGACGCATCAACGTATTTTTCACAACCTTCATTTCGCTTTGAGCACCACGAAGGCCTTTTCGAATTTGTTCAATATTCTGCACCGGTATACCAGAATAGCCGACCACAAAAATCGCCTGGCTTTTCTTGATCTTTTCACGAGTTTCTTCAACTATTCTTGTCTTGTCAGATTTCTCCAAATATCTTCAACCTCCCTTCTTTTCCAGGATAAAAAAGAAGACTCCTCGGGAAGGAGTCTTCTCACTCAAAAACTCTTGCCTCCCCAGGATATTTCAGCTTGTCGCCCCTGGTTCTCAGGCCCTGTATGTTCCTCCACACCAAGAAGAAACCCTATGCCACCCTCTTTTCCATTCGAGCCAGAGCCCCATTCACATCGATAGGGATACCAGGACTCATGGTGGTCGACATCACAAGTTTTTTAATATACCGACCTTTCGCCGCAGAAGGCTTCATACGGACAACGGCATCAAGTGCTGCATAGAAGTTATCAAGAAGCTGTTCCGCCGAAAACGAAACCTTACCCAAAGGCAAATGAACATTCCCATAGCGATCGTTACGGATCTCAATTCGACCTGCTTTGATTTCTTTTACCGTTTGAGCGATGTCAAAAGTGACCGTGCCAGTCTTGGCATTAGGCATGAGACCCCGAGGACCAAGTATTTTACCCAGTCGGCCCACCACCCTCATCATATC includes:
- the rplL gene encoding 50S ribosomal protein L7/L12 codes for the protein MTKEEIIEAIEKMTVLELAELVKALEEKFGVSAAMPVAAVAAPAAAQAVVEEVEEKTEFDVILKSAGAQKLQVIKEVRAITGLGLKEAKDLVDNPPKPVKEGISKKEAEEIKAKLEAAGAEVEIK
- the rplJ gene encoding 50S ribosomal protein L10; the encoded protein is MEKSDKTRIVEETREKIKKSQAIFVVGYSGIPVQNIEQIRKGLRGAQSEMKVVKNTLMRLALSQTNVVSGEELLKGQNAFVFSYFDPVQTAKVLSDFNKKFPQLEARGGWLGGKCIGAQEAKRLAEIPSREELLAQLLGRVQAPIAGLVFVLQGVLRNLVGVLRAIEEKKK
- the rplA gene encoding 50S ribosomal protein L1 encodes the protein MPERSKRYLALKEKIEVGKLYLPEEAIKILKEVGNARFDETVEVVFNLGIDPKQSDQQIRGTVSLPHGIGKQVRVLVFAQGEKAKEAQEAGADYVGGEELVTKIQEGWVDFDAAVATPDMMRVVGRLGKILGPRGLMPNAKTGTVTFDIAQTVKEIKAGRIEIRNDRYGNVHLPLGKVSFSAEQLLDNFYAALDAVVRMKPSAAKGRYIKKLVMSTTMSPGIPIDVNGALARMEKRVA